The following coding sequences are from one Gemella haemolysans ATCC 10379 window:
- a CDS encoding virulence-associated E family protein, with product MIYKQIGTTTNKLTKVHHKLSPFETIAITPIEIIEDTENKENYKRYKAIQFVSGEFSEEEKKPIIRNNENLYYRDLIIIDIDEIELNSNQAINLIKCELQEFKYLLYATLNHTEDKPRFRLVLEPTKKMNENEYKATIIHVMALLNMNFDEHSFTWSQPQGAPITTKCNSNNYVFIKKLQGNKFPVQQPKQEYFQYFNSCENYSISHDEAIQRVKEYTEKESKNLEKRSNFIPCIMVLCKAVTTGEIEYVTGLECSRLLANIPNSSPKWEQENQKMFNEELKRSKGNVNYFKTKYSFDNKFPGKNENKNNKTANKKGDFTLFDLMNTIENLREIKFNEVKDLIEIKRDGKFETLNNKDINLLRLDLSKLKKVTFATEDIKTAIYGVSEKNRYHPIKQLIEAVQWDGIERAEKIFIDCLGVEDNSVNREVSRKYLLACITRLYEKGRKFDEMLILFGGQGIGKSTTLERLALDKFYTKVTGKLNNDTILQTSQSWLVELDELSTLLRTPTQEFKSWLSSRKDTTRIPYEAQPIDFHRGFVVLGTTNDNKILKDHTGNRRFWVLECNKDRIKKSIFNVEEKEILQIWAEVRTWYNKNENLLLSEETSKLMEEKTENYVIPIPYTDEIKNITNMKFPHNWKELVHGKYKFRLHRYVSDMLNAGTSTEDISQDVLLDDITTQELFFLLTGNYKTTLNGVQATKDFSNVFSKLENWRYSKNISRGEKSNLRGYKRTS from the coding sequence TTGATTTATAAACAAATTGGAACAACTACAAATAAACTTACTAAAGTACACCATAAACTATCACCTTTTGAAACCATAGCAATAACGCCGATAGAAATCATAGAAGATACGGAAAACAAAGAGAATTATAAACGTTATAAAGCTATTCAATTCGTAAGTGGTGAATTTAGCGAGGAAGAGAAAAAGCCAATCATTAGGAATAACGAGAATTTATATTATAGAGATTTAATTATAATTGATATTGATGAAATAGAACTCAACAGTAATCAAGCAATTAATTTAATTAAATGTGAACTACAGGAATTTAAATATTTATTGTATGCTACTCTTAACCATACGGAAGATAAACCACGTTTTAGGCTTGTTTTAGAGCCAACAAAGAAAATGAATGAGAATGAGTATAAAGCTACTATAATTCATGTTATGGCTCTGTTAAATATGAATTTTGATGAACATAGCTTCACATGGTCACAACCTCAAGGAGCACCAATAACCACTAAATGTAATAGTAATAACTATGTTTTCATCAAAAAATTACAAGGAAATAAATTTCCAGTACAACAGCCAAAACAAGAATATTTTCAATACTTTAATAGTTGTGAAAACTATTCAATTTCTCATGATGAAGCTATACAAAGAGTAAAAGAATACACTGAAAAAGAAAGTAAAAATCTAGAGAAAAGAAGTAATTTTATTCCTTGTATTATGGTACTTTGTAAAGCAGTTACAACAGGTGAAATAGAATATGTTACGGGGCTTGAATGTAGTAGACTATTAGCAAATATTCCTAACAGTTCTCCTAAATGGGAACAAGAAAACCAAAAAATGTTTAATGAAGAGCTAAAACGCTCTAAAGGTAACGTAAATTATTTTAAAACAAAATATAGTTTTGATAATAAGTTTCCAGGTAAAAACGAAAATAAAAATAATAAAACAGCAAATAAGAAAGGAGATTTTACATTGTTTGATTTAATGAATACAATAGAAAATTTAAGAGAAATTAAATTTAATGAGGTGAAAGACTTAATAGAAATAAAGAGAGATGGAAAATTTGAAACACTAAACAACAAAGATATAAACTTATTAAGGCTAGATTTATCAAAGCTAAAAAAAGTTACCTTTGCTACAGAAGATATAAAAACAGCAATATATGGAGTAAGCGAAAAAAACAGATACCACCCTATAAAGCAACTTATAGAAGCTGTACAATGGGACGGAATAGAACGAGCGGAAAAAATCTTTATAGACTGTTTGGGGGTCGAAGATAATTCAGTTAATAGAGAAGTTTCTCGAAAATATCTATTAGCTTGTATTACTAGACTTTACGAAAAAGGTCGTAAATTTGATGAAATGTTAATATTATTCGGTGGTCAAGGTATTGGAAAAAGCACTACTCTTGAACGCTTAGCACTAGATAAATTCTATACAAAAGTTACAGGTAAATTAAACAATGATACTATTTTACAAACTTCACAAAGTTGGCTAGTTGAATTAGACGAGTTAAGCACCTTATTAAGAACACCTACACAAGAATTTAAATCGTGGTTATCTTCAAGAAAAGATACTACACGCATACCATACGAAGCTCAACCAATAGATTTTCACAGGGGGTTTGTAGTCTTAGGTACTACTAATGATAACAAAATATTAAAAGACCATACAGGGAACAGAAGATTTTGGGTATTAGAATGCAATAAAGATAGAATTAAAAAATCAATTTTCAACGTAGAAGAAAAAGAAATACTTCAAATATGGGCGGAAGTCAGAACGTGGTATAATAAAAATGAAAATCTTTTGTTAAGTGAAGAAACTAGCAAATTGATGGAAGAAAAAACAGAAAACTATGTTATACCTATTCCATATACTGATGAAATAAAGAATATTACTAATATGAAATTTCCTCATAACTGGAAAGAACTTGTACATGGTAAATACAAGTTTAGGTTACATAGATACGTTTCAGATATGTTAAACGCTGGAACAAGTACAGAAGATATTTCTCAAGATGTATTACTAGATGATATTACTACACAAGAACTTTTCTTCTTACTAACTGGAAACTACAAAACAACTTTAAATGGTGTACAAGCTACTAAAGATTTTAGTAATGTTTTTAGTAAACTGGAAAATTGGAGATATTCGAAAAATATTTCAAGAGGAGAAAAAAGTAATTTAAGAGGTTATAAGAGAACATCTTAA
- a CDS encoding tyrosine-type recombinase/integrase, protein MNYVEPLKNKEEIKTLDSYFKQQNSRNHLLFNLGINTPMRVNQLVKLKVSDVLDKEEITVIVGRKVILFPLGKKLQKLIKDYCLDKKSDDFLFKSLRIKRSYKPITENQVNKIIKTASQECNLNNIGGSSLRKTFSYFYYERTKDIRSLMKLLNHHDQYFTLQYIGKNERFYNDNFMEWEEL, encoded by the coding sequence ATGAATTATGTAGAGCCGTTAAAAAACAAGGAAGAAATAAAAACTCTTGATAGTTATTTTAAACAGCAAAATTCTAGAAATCACTTGCTATTCAACTTAGGTATTAATACACCTATGCGAGTAAATCAATTAGTAAAATTAAAAGTAAGTGATGTGTTAGATAAGGAAGAAATAACAGTAATAGTTGGTAGAAAGGTTATATTATTTCCATTAGGTAAAAAACTACAGAAATTAATAAAAGATTATTGTTTAGATAAGAAATCTGATGACTTCCTTTTTAAGTCTTTGAGGATAAAAAGAAGTTATAAACCAATAACAGAAAATCAAGTAAACAAGATTATAAAAACCGCAAGTCAAGAATGTAATCTAAATAATATTGGTGGCAGTTCACTTAGAAAGACATTCTCATATTTCTATTATGAGCGAACTAAAGATATAAGAAGTTTGATGAAACTACTAAACCATCATGACCAATATTTCACTTTGCAATACATAGGGAAAAACGAGCGTTTCTATAATGATAATTTCATGGAATGGGAAGAACTTTAA
- a CDS encoding helix-turn-helix domain-containing protein, with protein MKLTVNVEKLQELLALKGYNKYSFSRASGISDETLRKILRDEVSSPKMAKRISEALEIDLTEVFSLA; from the coding sequence ATGAAACTTACTGTAAATGTTGAGAAACTACAAGAGTTATTAGCTTTAAAAGGATATAATAAATATTCTTTTTCTCGTGCTAGTGGAATTAGTGATGAAACACTAAGGAAGATATTAAGAGATGAAGTATCTAGCCCGAAAATGGCAAAACGTATTTCAGAAGCTCTTGAAATTGACTTAACAGAAGTATTTTCGTTAGCATGA
- a CDS encoding helix-turn-helix domain-containing protein — translation MKIIINKIAVGQRIRQIRINGGYTYDKFGDFFGASRGNIQAWEYGKALPNKERLANISKMAGITVNELLHGSIDEFLENNIEVLLTNSKYPFKEILENYNLKEAVLIYIDNLNTVNKEKITINEIDKIEKSFNEVLEGIIKTIIDYYERVTDIVNNNKEITQKVLRYYFHDKSDVFNREIYDKKLTFMEYVYTLDDFIEFIISDNLENKIKFLYHIKQIEILIEKEFDGYFLSIKTTLNTFSLSRLLTVNTDFGESLHPYVNFAQGTDMTVVELKANKYKIDDFKNITGLYIESEDTLYYLAHYRSIEKVPLNTEAQYFILNHDNSYFISKITEKPDCKYLAPILGKME, via the coding sequence ATGAAAATCATAATAAATAAAATAGCTGTAGGTCAAAGGATTAGACAGATTAGAATAAACGGTGGCTATACTTACGATAAATTCGGTGATTTTTTTGGGGCTAGTCGTGGAAATATTCAAGCGTGGGAATATGGAAAGGCACTACCTAATAAGGAAAGATTAGCTAATATCAGTAAAATGGCAGGTATTACGGTTAACGAACTACTACACGGTTCTATTGATGAGTTTTTAGAAAATAATATCGAAGTTCTTTTAACTAATAGTAAATATCCTTTTAAAGAAATTTTAGAAAACTACAATTTAAAAGAAGCGGTATTGATTTATATTGATAATCTAAATACCGTGAATAAAGAGAAAATTACAATTAATGAAATAGATAAGATAGAAAAATCATTTAATGAAGTTTTAGAAGGAATTATTAAGACTATAATAGATTATTATGAACGTGTTACAGATATTGTAAATAACAATAAGGAAATAACCCAAAAAGTACTTAGATACTATTTTCATGATAAATCAGATGTATTTAATAGGGAAATATACGATAAGAAGCTTACTTTTATGGAGTATGTTTATACGCTTGATGATTTTATTGAATTTATAATTAGTGATAATCTTGAAAATAAAATTAAATTTTTATACCATATCAAGCAGATAGAGATATTAATAGAAAAAGAGTTTGATGGATATTTTTTAAGTATTAAAACTACATTGAATACTTTTTCATTAAGTAGGTTACTCACTGTAAATACAGATTTTGGTGAAAGTTTACATCCTTATGTGAATTTTGCACAAGGTACAGATATGACTGTAGTAGAATTAAAGGCAAATAAATATAAGATAGATGATTTTAAGAATATCACAGGGTTATATATAGAAAGTGAAGATACTTTGTATTATTTGGCTCATTATAGAAGTATCGAAAAAGTACCATTAAATACAGAAGCACAATATTTTATCTTAAACCATGATAATTCTTATTTCATTTCTAAGATAACTGAAAAGCCTGATTGTAAGTATCTAGCCCCTATATTAGGTAAAATGGAGTAG
- a CDS encoding Fic family protein, giving the protein MFDKIDKLQEKIAKLRPLNKTELEKLRENFIIENTYNSNAIEGNTLTLRETALILQQGITIQGKKVREHLEVIGYKDAFYYILDIVNEPLTKQVIKDIHSLVLMHDRENKGVFRRVNVQILGSSHKTSEPQEIESNIDELLVKYEEWKQQHHILKAIALLHLEFESIHPFIDGNGRTGRLLLNFELIKHGLLPVNIKFTDREKYYNSFDEYHINNNADYLTDLIANYEIEELEKYISMIDC; this is encoded by the coding sequence ATGTTTGATAAGATTGATAAGTTACAAGAGAAAATAGCAAAGCTTCGACCTTTAAACAAGACTGAACTTGAAAAGCTAAGAGAGAATTTTATTATAGAGAATACTTATAACTCTAACGCTATCGAGGGAAATACTCTTACTTTAAGGGAAACGGCTTTAATACTACAACAAGGTATTACCATTCAAGGTAAAAAGGTACGTGAACATTTAGAGGTAATAGGATACAAGGACGCTTTTTATTATATTCTAGATATTGTTAACGAGCCATTGACAAAACAAGTTATAAAAGATATACATAGCTTGGTTTTAATGCATGATAGAGAGAATAAAGGAGTATTTAGACGTGTTAACGTTCAAATATTAGGTTCAAGTCATAAGACTAGCGAACCACAAGAAATAGAAAGTAATATTGATGAATTGCTAGTTAAATATGAGGAGTGGAAACAACAACATCATATATTAAAGGCAATAGCTCTATTACACTTAGAATTTGAAAGTATTCATCCTTTTATAGATGGAAACGGAAGAACAGGAAGACTGCTTCTTAATTTTGAATTAATAAAACATGGACTGCTACCAGTAAATATTAAATTTACAGATAGGGAAAAGTACTACAATAGCTTTGATGAATATCATATTAATAACAATGCTGATTACTTAACTGACTTAATAGCGAATTATGAAATTGAAGAACTTGAAAAATACATTAGTATGATAGATTGTTAA
- a CDS encoding tyrosine-type recombinase/integrase, protein MIKEYINSKDNKKYYEVKNEYLGKNVYTGKEKRISKKGFRTKREAQNYIVKAKNEFLNGSVFLQSENITFGHVYKLWDEQHKTQVKESSYHTIKTILDKRILPVFRELKIINIKLPYYQNYINEVSKTYKKGYVTLIKSTIVQILDYAVKMEIIPTNYMKLTKVPKKIEEKKKNYYTKKELLQFLKIVKENYSSETYIAFRILAFTGIRLGELRALTWKDINFKKKTLTISKNMMNIGSKSKVSTTKTKSSERIIFLDDETIKELKNYRELDNFISINNGIFTKNSRHYFNGMLMRIYRDFPKLKQITPHGFRHTHATLLFESDLSAKEIQNRLGHKDITTTLNTYTHITDEKSKETTEKFYKFMSV, encoded by the coding sequence ATGATTAAAGAATATATTAACAGTAAAGACAATAAAAAATACTACGAGGTAAAAAATGAATACCTTGGTAAAAATGTTTATACAGGGAAAGAAAAAAGAATTTCTAAAAAAGGTTTTAGAACAAAGAGAGAAGCACAAAATTATATAGTTAAGGCTAAGAATGAGTTTTTAAATGGTAGTGTTTTTCTACAAAGTGAAAATATTACCTTTGGCCATGTATATAAACTTTGGGATGAACAACACAAAACACAAGTAAAAGAAAGTAGCTATCATACTATAAAAACTATTCTAGATAAAAGAATATTACCAGTTTTTAGAGAACTAAAAATCATTAATATTAAGTTGCCGTATTACCAAAATTATATAAACGAGGTATCAAAAACTTATAAAAAAGGCTATGTAACATTAATAAAAAGTACGATAGTTCAAATTTTAGATTATGCTGTTAAGATGGAGATAATACCTACTAACTATATGAAATTAACTAAAGTACCTAAAAAGATTGAAGAAAAGAAAAAGAACTATTACACAAAAAAAGAATTATTACAGTTTTTAAAAATAGTTAAAGAAAATTATTCAAGTGAAACTTATATAGCTTTTCGCATACTAGCTTTTACTGGTATTCGTTTAGGAGAGTTGAGGGCTTTGACATGGAAAGATATTAATTTTAAGAAAAAAACATTAACTATTAGTAAAAATATGATGAATATCGGAAGTAAGTCGAAAGTATCAACGACTAAAACAAAATCAAGCGAAAGAATTATATTCCTTGATGATGAAACTATTAAAGAATTGAAGAACTATAGAGAACTAGATAACTTTATAAGTATTAATAATGGAATATTTACAAAAAACTCAAGACATTATTTCAATGGTATGTTAATGAGAATATACAGAGATTTTCCAAAATTAAAACAGATAACCCCGCACGGTTTCCGCCATACTCATGCAACTTTATTATTTGAAAGTGACTTGAGTGCGAAAGAAATTCAAAATAGATTAGGTCACAAAGATATAACAACTACATTGAATACATACACTCATATTACAGATGAAAAAAGTAAAGAAACTACAGAAAAATTCTATAAATTCATGAGTGTTTAA
- the selD gene encoding selenide, water dikinase SelD, whose translation MGPGALSDILRDLPKKEDKNLIVGYESSDDAAVYKISEDKAIIQTLDFFTTMINDPYLYGQIAATNALSDVYAMGGEVISALNIVAFPENMDLEILHQILKGGAEKVHEAGGVLAGGHSIHDATPKYGLSVTGIVHPDKILQNNNCKVGDLLIVTKPLGVSIINTAHMVKECSEEAFSQSVKQMTTLNKYSAQMMKDFNVNSCTDITGFGFLGHLVEMLDGKHSAEVYTKDIPYIGEAYKCANEFVITAGGQLNRTFVEPNVEYQVKDFALEEIMYDPQTSGGLLISLPGDEAHELLEKLNTLEIKSAIVGKVIEKQEKAVIVK comes from the coding sequence ATAGGGCCGGGGGCCTTGTCAGATATCCTAAGAGATCTTCCTAAAAAAGAAGATAAAAATTTAATAGTAGGATACGAATCTTCAGATGATGCAGCCGTTTATAAAATATCTGAAGATAAGGCGATTATTCAAACTTTAGATTTCTTTACAACAATGATTAACGATCCATATTTATATGGTCAAATTGCAGCAACTAATGCGCTTAGTGATGTGTATGCAATGGGTGGAGAAGTTATCTCAGCATTAAACATCGTTGCCTTTCCAGAAAATATGGACTTAGAAATATTACATCAAATATTAAAAGGTGGAGCTGAGAAAGTTCATGAAGCAGGGGGAGTGCTTGCTGGAGGGCACTCTATTCATGATGCTACACCAAAATATGGTTTATCAGTAACAGGAATTGTTCATCCTGATAAAATATTACAAAATAACAATTGTAAAGTAGGGGACTTATTAATAGTAACAAAACCTTTAGGAGTAAGTATTATTAATACAGCTCATATGGTTAAAGAGTGTTCTGAAGAAGCATTTTCTCAAAGCGTTAAACAAATGACAACACTTAATAAATATTCTGCTCAAATGATGAAAGATTTCAACGTAAATAGTTGTACAGATATCACAGGATTTGGTTTCCTAGGACATCTTGTAGAGATGTTAGATGGTAAACATTCGGCAGAAGTATATACAAAAGACATTCCGTATATTGGAGAAGCATATAAATGTGCTAATGAATTTGTTATTACTGCAGGAGGACAATTAAACAGAACGTTTGTTGAGCCAAATGTAGAATATCAGGTTAAAGACTTTGCATTAGAAGAAATCATGTATGATCCACAAACTTCAGGTGGGTTATTAATAAGCTTACCAGGGGATGAAGCACATGAATTATTAGAAAAACTTAATACTCTTGAAATTAAGAGTGCTATCGTAGGAAAAGTTATAGAAAAACAAGAAAAAGCAGTTATCGTTAAATAG
- the yedF gene encoding sulfurtransferase-like selenium metabolism protein YedF, protein MKKEILDAQGLACPMPVIQTKKLLVNNDVVETIVDNFIATQNLEKMATQLGYNFAVKEEAKDKYIVTISKGEVTEGVVVDTLCDTCVVPVTQAIRVLEEETKVTLLVKTEDSVESLRKFADKNSYEFKVSDIEGGFKVEITKEEGPQLEAVPVVKDDSYIVVINKDQMGHGSEELGKRLIKAYLYALGEQEVLPKKIIFYNNGGVLVDKTRSHVIEELKILEDAGVEIVCCGACIDYHKIDLALGNPTNMYFIVEDMRKANKVIQP, encoded by the coding sequence ATGAAAAAAGAAATTCTAGACGCACAAGGTTTAGCTTGTCCAATGCCAGTTATTCAAACAAAAAAATTATTAGTGAACAATGACGTGGTCGAAACAATTGTAGATAATTTTATTGCTACACAAAATTTAGAAAAAATGGCAACTCAATTAGGATATAACTTTGCAGTAAAAGAAGAAGCAAAAGATAAATATATCGTTACAATCTCTAAAGGAGAGGTTACTGAAGGTGTAGTTGTTGATACATTATGTGATACATGTGTTGTACCTGTAACTCAAGCTATACGTGTATTAGAAGAAGAAACAAAAGTCACGTTATTAGTAAAAACTGAAGACAGCGTTGAAAGTCTTAGAAAATTTGCTGATAAAAATAGTTATGAATTTAAAGTTTCTGATATTGAAGGTGGCTTTAAAGTAGAAATTACTAAGGAAGAAGGACCTCAATTAGAAGCTGTACCAGTTGTTAAGGATGATAGCTACATTGTTGTAATTAACAAAGATCAAATGGGGCATGGTAGTGAAGAGCTAGGTAAAAGATTAATAAAAGCTTATCTATATGCTTTAGGGGAACAAGAAGTACTACCTAAAAAAATTATTTTCTACAATAATGGAGGAGTTTTAGTAGATAAAACTCGTAGTCATGTAATTGAAGAATTAAAAATACTAGAAGACGCTGGTGTAGAAATAGTTTGTTGTGGGGCATGTATTGACTATCATAAGATTGACTTAGCACTTGGTAATCCAACAAACATGTACTTCATCGTAGAAGATATGAGAAAAGCGAACAAAGTAATTCAACCATAG